The sequence CGCATGGGGGCAAAAGCCCTAAAATAGAGCGCCAAGATGTAGAAAACTCCGCTAACAAAGAAGATTCTAAAAACGCTATTTTAGAGCGTTTGAAACATTTAAGAGAGTATTCCAAAGACCATTTGAAAACCTTTCAAAGGCTTCAAGTTCAGGATTTTGATGGGCGTATCAAACCCCTTGATACCATTAGCATTGAATATATCCATAAGATTTTAAGAAAAGATGATTTTCAAGGGCTAAACGCCATGCAAGCGCTTTTAGGGATCATGTTTTTTCCTGATGATTGGCGCAGTATTAAAATGATTTACACTTCCACTAAAGCCTTAAGAAAGCTTATTGGCACGCCTTTAGATGAAAGCCGTATCGCTTTTAGAGATGTGTTTGATAGCCGTGGGTATAAATTGAAAAATCTAGTTGAAGAAGTCAATCAAAAATCCCCTAATGAGCGCAATGAGCTAGATAAAGATGTCTTAAAAGTGGATGAGCGTATCAATTTAGTTTATACGCTTTTTAGCGCTCAATTTTTACGCATTTTCCCTAGCGATAAAACTAGTGCTTGGCTCTCGCCCATTGAAGCGATCAATAGCCCTAATAAAGAAATTTCAAGCGTGGCAACGGATTTTTTAAAAAATATTTTTAGTGGGTTTGATGACGCTTTAAGAACCAATCGATGGGATAAAGTAGAAAAAACCCTACAAGATTTAAGCATCTATCAGCAAGAGCATGCTAAAAATCTCTATTTGTCCCCTTCTAAAGTTGATTCTGAAATTTTCTTAAACCACACGAATTTTTTTAACAGCCTAACCTTACCTTATATTTTTCTTGGGCTATTGCTTTTTATCGTTGTGATCAGCTCTCTTATTAAAAACACCCCCCCTAATATTTGGATCACTAGAATCCTTTATACCGCCATCTTACTCTGCGCGCTCGCTCATTCTATGGGGTTATTTTTGCGTTGGTATGTGAGCGGGCATTCGCCTTGGAGTAACGCTTATGAATCCATGCTCTATATCGCATGGGCTTCTATTGTTGCAGGGTTTATTTTACGCTCCAAACTCGCCTTATCCGCTTCCAGCTTTCTAGCCGGTATTGCACTCTTTGTGGCTCATTTAGGCTTTATGGACCCTCAAATTGGCCATTTAGTGCCGGTGTTAAAATCCTATTGGCTCAATATCCATGTCTCTGTCATTACCGCTAGTTATGGTTTTTTGGGCTTGTGTTTTGTGCTAGGGATTTTAAGCTTGGTTTTGTTTATTTTACGCAAACAAGGGCGTTTCAATTTAGACAAAACCATTCTTTCCATTAGCGCTATCAATGAAATGAGCATGATTTTAGGCTTATTCATGCTCACAGCTGGGAATTTCTTAGGTGGGGTGTGGGCGAATGAATCTTGGGGGCGTTATTGGGGGTGGGATCCTAAAGAAACCTGGGCGTTGATTTCTATTTGTGTCTATGCTTTGATCTTGCATTTGCGTTTTTTAGGCTCTAAAAATTGGCCCTTTATTTTAGCGAGCAGCAGCGTGCTGGGGTTTTATTCGGTTTTAATGACTTATTTTGGCGTGAATTACTACCTTTCTGGTTTGCACAGCTATGCCGCAGGCGATCCCTTGCCGATCCCTACTTTCTTGTATT comes from Helicobacter acinonychis and encodes:
- the ccsA gene encoding cytochrome c biogenesis protein CcsA translates to MKSLKSLLSLLLASFWVAIPLIILYALACAIATFIENDYGTSASKAIVYNTPWFNFLHAYLLVVLIGTFIKSKALERKRYASLFFHSSLILIILGAAITRFFGVEGLMHVRENSVQSSFESTDTYLNISLNDTTKLSLKTPLTFYHPKRLRPIHATLDHKPLILEPLEIYKQNAIKKDDATILVLKATYNGVSHKFNLIKTNRNEGIEESEMFKDDKLSLSFGSAYIELPFQIKLKRFELERYAGSMSPSSYASEVEVLKLDNTLIKPYRIFMNHVLDYEGYRFFQSSYDMDEKGTILSVNKDPGKIPTYLGYAILILGALWLLLDKNGRFLKLSRFLKSQQMASFLLAFILISPLTHSFADEAKIDTHGGKSPKIERQDVENSANKEDSKNAILERLKHLREYSKDHLKTFQRLQVQDFDGRIKPLDTISIEYIHKILRKDDFQGLNAMQALLGIMFFPDDWRSIKMIYTSTKALRKLIGTPLDESRIAFRDVFDSRGYKLKNLVEEVNQKSPNERNELDKDVLKVDERINLVYTLFSAQFLRIFPSDKTSAWLSPIEAINSPNKEISSVATDFLKNIFSGFDDALRTNRWDKVEKTLQDLSIYQQEHAKNLYLSPSKVDSEIFLNHTNFFNSLTLPYIFLGLLLFIVVISSLIKNTPPNIWITRILYTAILLCALAHSMGLFLRWYVSGHSPWSNAYESMLYIAWASIVAGFILRSKLALSASSFLAGIALFVAHLGFMDPQIGHLVPVLKSYWLNIHVSVITASYGFLGLCFVLGILSLVLFILRKQGRFNLDKTILSISAINEMSMILGLFMLTAGNFLGGVWANESWGRYWGWDPKETWALISICVYALILHLRFLGSKNWPFILASSSVLGFYSVLMTYFGVNYYLSGLHSYAAGDPLPIPTFLYFLVAIPFVLVVLAYFKRHLSLPKLV